One window of Triticum dicoccoides isolate Atlit2015 ecotype Zavitan chromosome 5A, WEW_v2.0, whole genome shotgun sequence genomic DNA carries:
- the LOC119297920 gene encoding noroxomaritidine synthase 2-like — protein MITMSSSFSQELLISTLVLLVPMYFYFRYSSRSKNPTMLPTNWPILHMLPSFLANSHNLHDYLSIVLAESGHNFKAHGPVGSGMRLLITCDPANVRHIFTTNYTNFPKGAEFAAIFDIMAGSLFTIDGAPSLRPRAKIQSVLSSPRLVASMATCCRDKVENGLLPLFSHLASTGTPFDMQEMFSRFMFDLAATPLFGVDPGLLSFSLDMSMPPMDAAVAMDTVMEVGFIRHLIPTSCWKAMRRLNIGSERKLRTAHTVLRRFAAEMIEERSKITLNRGRCALSNDDEHEDILSSYINDPDYTDNDLLHAVLLSFMLAGRDTIGTTLPWVFYNLAQNPGIVSIIRSQLSPIASRKVPASTGAMMIFEPEDTKPLVYLRAALYETLRLYPSAPIERKTVAAGDIMPSGHEVKVGDTILISLHSMGRMEDLWGKDCLNYNPNRWLSKDGNTLRYVPSHKFLAFNSGSRICPGKEIAVMQMKTVVATVLWNFDVEVVEGQIIQPKPSCILQMKNGFIVKLRKREL, from the coding sequence ATGATAACAATGTCGAGTAGTTTCTCGCAAGAGCTTCTCATCTCCACTCTCGTGCTACTTGTCCCTATGTACTTCTACTTTAGGTATAGTAGTAGATCAAAGAACCCAACAATGCTTCCCACAAACTGGCCAATATTGCACATGTTACCTTCCTTCCTGGCCAACTCCCACAACTTGCATGACTATCTCTCCATAGTGCTTGCCGAATCAGGCCACAACTTCAAGGCGCATGGCCCGGTTGGGAGCGGGATGCGGTTGCTCATCACCTGCGACCCCGCGAATGTACGACACATCTTCACCACAAACTACACCAACTTCCCCAAGGGAGCAGAGTTTGCCGCCATCTTTGACATCATGGCTGGTAGCCTCTTCACCATTGATGGTGCACCCTCTCTTCGGCCGCGCGCAAAAATCCAGAGCGTGCTTAGCAGCCCACGGTTGGTTGCTAGTATGGCAACTTGCTGCCGTGACAAGGTGGAGAATGGCCTTCTACCATTATTTTCCCACCTGGCAAGCACCGGCACTCCGTTCGACATGCAAGAAATGTTTTCCAGGTTTATGTTTGACTTGGCTGCCACACCTCTCTTTGGCGTGGATCCTGGCCTCCTGTCCTTCTCCTTAGACATGTCGATGCCACCCATGGATGCCGCGGTCGCGATGGACACGGTCATGGAGGTGGGATTTATCCGACACTTAATTCCAACCTCTTGCTGGAAGGCAATGAGGCGCCTAAACATCGGCTCCGAGAGGAAGCTTCGCACGGCGCACACGGTGCTAAGAAGATTTGCTGCAGAGATGATCGAGGAGAGGAGTAAGATAACTCTCAATAGGGGAAGATGTGCATTGAGTAATGATGATGAACACGAGGATATTCTATCTTCCTACATAAATGACCCAGACTACACAGACAATGACTTGCTCCATGCGGTGCTCCTCAGCTTCATGCTTGCTGGGCGGGACACGATTGGTACCACTCTACCCTGGGTCTTCTACAACCTCGCCCAGAACCCTGGCATTGTATCAATTATCCGCAGTCAACTCTCACCCATTGCATCGCGCAAAGTACCCGCGAGTACGGGTGCCATGATGATCTTTGAACCAGAGGATACAAAACCTCTGGTCTATCTCAGAGCTGCGTTGTACGAGACTCTTAGGTTGTACCCATCGGCACCTATTGAGCGCAAGACAGTGGCTGCTGGTGATATCATGCCGAGTGGCCATGAGGTGAAGGTCGGGGACACCATCCTTATATCTCTCCACTCCATGGGGAGAATGGAAGACCTATGGGGTAAAGACTGCCTTAACTATAACCCGAATAGGTGGTTGTCAAAGGATGGCAACACCCTAAGGTACGTACCATCTCACAAGTTCTTGGCCTTCAACTCAGGCTCGAGGATCTGCCCTGGCAAGGAGATTGCGGTTATGCAGATGAAGACCGTCGTTGCGACTGTGTTGTGGAACTTTGATGTCGAGGTGGTGGAAGGGCAGATCATCCAGCCCAAGCCATCTTGTATACTACAGATGAAAAATGGATTTATAGTTAAACTGAGGAAGCGAGAATTGTAA